GGCAAAATCCTTGGGTAGGCCCTTCAAGGTTTTCAAGCCCAGAAAAATCTGGTCCTTGTCAAACTTATCATAGTAGGGTACGGTATTGATAGATAACTTGGCAACTTTAAAGTCAAATTGCAAGGCATCTTCAATATATGCACTGCTTGAATGATTGAGCATGACGTCAAAGAAGACATCTGGATAATGGCTCTTAAAGTAGGCCATCTGAAAGGCTAGGGCCGAATAGGCATAGGCATGACTGCGGTTGAAACCGTAACCTGCAAACTTGGCCATCATGGTAAAAATTTCTCTGGCTTTTCCTTCTTCATGCCCCCGCTCACGCGCACCTGCCAGAAACTCGTTTTCCATAGCCTGCATTTCTTGGACATTTTTCTTGGACATGGCCCTACGAAGCAAGTCGGCTTTCCCCAATGTAAAACCTGCATAGACCTGAGCTATCTGCATAACCTGCTCCTGATAGAGCATGATGCCGTAGGTCCCTTCCAAAATCGGTGCAATGGAGGGATCCAGCAGGTCAATTCTTTCCTGCCCATGTTTGCGTTTGACAAAATTATCCGAATAATCACTGGCCCCTGGTCGGTTCAAACTGGTTGTTGCTACCACATCCTCAAAACGCTCCGGGCGAACCCGTTGTAACAGGCTAATGGCACCCGGTTGTTCAAACTGGAAAATCCCCTTGGTCTTGCCCGCTGCAAAGAGTTCCAAGGTTTTTCTATCTTCTAAATCAATCTGGGCAATGTCAATTTCCTTCTGGTAACGCTCTCGAACCCCTTCTGCCATTTTTTGTACAAAGGTCAGATTTCGCAAACCAAGAAAATCCATCTTGAGCAAGCCATTGGCCTCTACTGCATGGGCGTCATACTGGGTCACCAGCATATCATCCCCTATTTTCAAGGGAATGGTATTTGTCAATTCCTCGTCACTCATGACCACACCGGCTGCATGAATGGAGGTCTGGCGAGGTTGGCCCTCTATTTGCTGGGCAATGGCAAAGGCTTTTTGGTACTCGATTTTACTATTGATAATCTGTCGGAAGGCTGCGTTACGTTGATATGCTGAAGAAAGATTATCCTTAAATGAGATTTTCTTTGTAATATTGGTCAACTCATACTCAGGTGTCCCGAATCGTTTGAACACATCGCGGATGGCCTGCTTGGCACCAAAGGTTGAATAGGTCACGATCTGGGCAGCGTGGGTCGAACCATAGCGGTCCCGCACATAACGAATAAAGTCAGGGCGATGAATATCTGGAATATCAATATCAATATCCGGCATGCTATAGCGTTCATTATTTAAAAAACGTTCAAAGAGTAGCTGGTGTTTAACGGGGTCAATGCCCGTAATATTCAAGGCGTAGGCAACCAAGCTCCCCACCGCAGAACCACGTCCCATACCCATATAGTAGCCTTGACTACGTCCAAATCGGAGCAGGTCCCAGACAATCAAAAAATAATCATCAAAGCCCATCTCATGAATAATGGACAACTCTCTTTCCAGGCGTTCCTGATAGACAGCCCCCGTCAATCCTTTTTCTTCCAAGCCCTGATAGGCTTTCTCCTGCAATTCTTCCACCGCAGGTCGCTCACGGTTGAAACGAGGTAACTTCAAGTCTGTATCTAATTGATAAGAAATACCTGCTACCAAGTCACGCAGATTGTCTACCGCCTGAGGAAAGCGACTGGAAAATAGACTGGTTAAACTATCCGCAGATAAAAGAATTTGTCGCTTATCCAAATCCGCCACTTGATTGAGTGGTACATTATCCCGAATAGCATGAAGAACCTGCAAGCTCTCCAACTGGTTCTCCTCGAAAAAACGAACCGTATGGATGGGAAGAATAGGGCCATGAAAATCTTGAACAGGTGTATCCCTTGTCACTCCGACATAATAATCTAGTCCAATATCCAGCTCTTCAATCCCTGAAAAGTAGGGAATGATGATAGCGATATCCACTAAATACTGGCGAATAGCTTCAAAGTTATCCTGTCCAGTCATTTTTGCAGTCGATATTTTCAAGAGATTTCGATAGCCCTTGGTGGTCAAGGCAATCAACTGAGTTGTCAATTCTCGCTCTCGCCCCTCCAACTGCCAGTCCAATTCACAGCCGATGATTGGCTGTATTCCTGCCTTCTGACAAGTTTCCATAAAACTGTAAGCCGCATATAGACTATTCTTATCCATCAACCCCAAGGCTTGGTAGCTCAGCGACTTAGCTCTCTTTACATATTCTTCAATCGTCACCATGCTATCCATAAAGGTATAGACGGTTTTTGTATCTAGTTGTGCCAGCATGGTCTTCTCCTTTTTATTTCTTCTATTATACCAAATAATCTAGGAAAATATTTTTAAGAAATTCAATCAAAAGACTTGCAATTTATCATGTTTTATTGTATTATTTAGTTAGAACATAGGTGTTGGCGAAAATGCCTAGAAAGGAAAGAATAATGGCTTGGAAATTTGACAACAATATGCCCATATATATTCAAATCAGTAATACTATAAAATTACAGATTGTAACCAATCAATTGAAATCGGGAGATAAGTTGCCAACCGTGCGTGACTTGGCTGAAACAGCTGGTGTCAATCCAAACACGGTGCAACGGGCCCTGTCTGATTTGGAAACAGAAGGATTTGTTTACTCAGTCCGCACAACCGGACGTTTCGTCACAGACAATCAAGAATTGATTTCACAGACCCGTCTTCATTTGGCACAGAAAGAACTTGAAAACTTTGTGACAAACATGTTAGATCTAGGTTTCAACCAAGATGAATTAACCCACCAGTTAGATGATTATTTGAAAGGAGTGTCTTATGAATAACGCATATACCCTGGTCGAATTACAACAGGTTTCAAAATCCTATGGCGGAGCTGTGGCTCTCAACAATGTTAACTTGAAATTAACTGCTGGTAAGATTATTGGACTCTTGGGACCAAATGGTTCTGGTAAGACGACGTTAATCAAACTCATCAATGGACTATTGCAACCTGAGTATGGTCAAGTCCTTATCAACGGTCGCACTCCTTCACCTGAAACCAAGGCAATCGTATCCTATTTGCCAGATACGACCTATCTTGATGAAAGCATGAAGGTTTCTGATGCTATCACCTTCTTTACAGATTTCTATGCAGACTTTGACAAGGAACGCGCCCTTCATCTCTTGCAAGACTTAGGAATTGATTTGAACAGCCGCATGAAACACTTGTCAAAAGGGAACAAGGAAAAGGTTCAACTTATCTTGGTAATGAGCCGTCAGGCACAACTCTATGTCTTAGATGAGCCAATTGGTGGTGTTGACCCTGCTGCTCGTGATTATATTTTAAAAACCATCGTCAACAACTATTCGCCTACTGCCTCTGTTATCATCTCCACGCATTTGATTTCAGATGTTGAACAAATTTTGGACGAAGTAATTTTCCTTCAATATGGTAGTGTTATTCGCCATGAAAACGTGGATGACCTTCGTATTGAAAGTGGCGAGTCCATTGACGAACTCTTCCGCCAAGACTTTAAGGCTTAGTTAGAAGGAGATTGCTATGTTTAAGAAATTAGTCAAATATGAATTTCAATCCGTTGGGAAATGGTATTTAGGAATTTATGCCGGGGCATTGGTCCTGTCTGCAATACTTGGATTCTGGTTACAAGCTTTGACCTTACGGGCACAAGCTGGAGCCACAGAACCTGGCGGTGCTGAAATGGTCCTTTTCGGTACATCCTTCATGACCTTCGGTATCTTAATTGCAGCACTTGGGCTATCTACCTTTTTCATGGTTATTAACCGATTTAGAAAAAATGTCTATGGTCGTCAGGGCTATTTGACCATGACCTTGCCAGTTTCAAGCCACCATATTATTTTAAGTAAACTCTTGGCATCTTTGGTTTGGTACTTTTTAGCAGGAGTTACCATTGTTCTTTCAATCGGAATCATTTTGGCTGTTCTCATGCTCGGAACTGAGGAAATCATGATTCCTGAATTGCATACTGTTGTACAAGCATTAGACTGGTCTGTGATTTTTGCTCATTTATTTTATTCACTTATCGAGTCAACAACGGGAATCTTGCTGATCTACTTCTCCATCTCTGTTGGTCAACTGTTTAAAGACCACCGTCTACTGTTTGCCATTTTAACCTATTTCGGAATTTCAATTGTTCTCGGTGTGTTTGGAGCTCTCATTTTTACCAATTATCTAGAGAACATTTATAATGCAGCACTACCATTATACCCAAGTCCTATCTTGGCCTTGATCAATATCATTCTGGCCTTTGCCTACTATTTTGGTACACACTTTATCATGACCAAGAAATTGAATTTGCAATAAGAAAAAGCTCTTTGCCTGTCGTTCTGACATGGCCTAGAGCTTTCTTTTTACAAATTATACTTTTGAGCTAGGACATCAAGTAAGTTTGCCTTTTCTTCTTCACTGGCAAAGCTTGCTTGAATAGCATTTCTGTTGAATTGATAAAATTCTTCCTTGGTCGTTCCAAAATACTCTACAAATAGCTGATATTCTTTATTTAGGTTTGTATTGGAAACCGTTCGATTATCAGTATTGATGGTAATCTTTGCTCCCGCTTGAACCAGCTGTTCATAGGGGAAATCTGCTAGAGTTTGAGCAGCTCCGGTCTGGAGATTTGAAGTCAGGCACATCTCAAGCGTTGCTCCGCTATTGACAAAAGCCTGAATAGCCTCAGTGTGACCGCTAAGAGCCGTTCCGTGTCCAATCCGCTTGATACCCAAGGCCAGAGCTTGGGCTACATTGGTCACGCAACCACACTCACCAGCATGGAAGGTCATGGGGTAACCTAGAGATCGAGTGTAGTCAATCAACTCAGCCAGCTCATGAGTTGGGTAGTCTACCTCGTTTCCAGCAAAATCAAAGCCAACCAATCCTTTCGGTGCCAAATCAGCAATAGCAGAAAAGATTTCTCTGGTCTGACTTGGTTCAGTTTGTTTCAAGCCACATACCAAGAGCTTGGCAACTATACCAAATTCCTTCTGGGCCTTTTCCATCCCACGCAAGACGGCTTTCACGGCATCTAGAACACTTAAATCCTTATCAGTCGATAATTCAGGTGCAAATCGTAGCTCAATATAAATAACCCCATCCTCTGCTGCTTGACGTAACACATCGTAGGTAGCTAATTCCAATGCTTCTACGGTTTGTAAAAGTGGACGGATAAAGTCAAAGGTTTGCAAATAGGTCATCAAGCTATCAACCTTTCCCTCTATACTGACCAATTTTCTGAGTTCCTCATCCTTGTCTGGAATGGAAATTTCTGCCATTTGGGCAAGTTGTCGGATCGCTGCTAATGATAGGGAACCATCCAAATGGCAATGCAATTCTGTCTTGGCTAATTCTTGTACATTCAACATCAACAATTCCTCTTTCGTAAGTATATTGTTAACTATCATATCACATTTTTGACAAATTACAAGACAATTTTCACAAAAAATGAACATTATACTTATTAGATAATTTCAAGTGCAAGAAAAAAAGAACGATTTCCATCGTTCTTGCCATACGGAAGACATGGGATTCGAACCCACGCACGCTGTTACACGCCTACCGCGTTTCCAACACGGCCTCTTGAGCCTCTTGAGTAATCTTCCATATATGGAGCTGGTGGGAGTCGAACCCACGTCCAAACACCTGCTAACTTATTCGTCTACAACCATAGGTTATGTCTTGCTTTAACTTGGGCTCGATACATAACTCAAATCCAGACCAAGCGAGTTAGTACATCTCTTTTGGGACAGCCTAACTCAATCCCAACGTAGCTTGTTATTTTAAGACCAATCAGCAAACACAAGCAATTCGCGACTGGTCACGCAGGCAGGTTATTAAGCTGCTAATGCGTAAGTGTTTGTATTTTTTGCAGTTATATTTAACTGGCATTTTTACATCTGCCGATGGGTTGCAGAACAAGCCTCATAATGCCTGTCGAATCCGTAACAACCCCTTAGGTTTGATACGAAAATTATTATAGCAGATTTTTTCGCAAAAAGCAAAGCTATTTTTTTACAATTTCCTTACAATTTTAAAATTTTTTTGAAATATGGTACAATATAATTATGTATAAATTCTGGCAAAAAACGATCCAAGTATTGAGTGTT
The nucleotide sequence above comes from Streptococcus sp. 29887. Encoded proteins:
- a CDS encoding ABC transporter permease, yielding MFKKLVKYEFQSVGKWYLGIYAGALVLSAILGFWLQALTLRAQAGATEPGGAEMVLFGTSFMTFGILIAALGLSTFFMVINRFRKNVYGRQGYLTMTLPVSSHHIILSKLLASLVWYFLAGVTIVLSIGIILAVLMLGTEEIMIPELHTVVQALDWSVIFAHLFYSLIESTTGILLIYFSISVGQLFKDHRLLFAILTYFGISIVLGVFGALIFTNYLENIYNAALPLYPSPILALINIILAFAYYFGTHFIMTKKLNLQ
- a CDS encoding GntR family transcriptional regulator, coding for MAWKFDNNMPIYIQISNTIKLQIVTNQLKSGDKLPTVRDLAETAGVNPNTVQRALSDLETEGFVYSVRTTGRFVTDNQELISQTRLHLAQKELENFVTNMLDLGFNQDELTHQLDDYLKGVSYE
- a CDS encoding ABC transporter ATP-binding protein, translated to MNNAYTLVELQQVSKSYGGAVALNNVNLKLTAGKIIGLLGPNGSGKTTLIKLINGLLQPEYGQVLINGRTPSPETKAIVSYLPDTTYLDESMKVSDAITFFTDFYADFDKERALHLLQDLGIDLNSRMKHLSKGNKEKVQLILVMSRQAQLYVLDEPIGGVDPAARDYILKTIVNNYSPTASVIISTHLISDVEQILDEVIFLQYGSVIRHENVDDLRIESGESIDELFRQDFKA
- the add gene encoding adenosine deaminase is translated as MLNVQELAKTELHCHLDGSLSLAAIRQLAQMAEISIPDKDEELRKLVSIEGKVDSLMTYLQTFDFIRPLLQTVEALELATYDVLRQAAEDGVIYIELRFAPELSTDKDLSVLDAVKAVLRGMEKAQKEFGIVAKLLVCGLKQTEPSQTREIFSAIADLAPKGLVGFDFAGNEVDYPTHELAELIDYTRSLGYPMTFHAGECGCVTNVAQALALGIKRIGHGTALSGHTEAIQAFVNSGATLEMCLTSNLQTGAAQTLADFPYEQLVQAGAKITINTDNRTVSNTNLNKEYQLFVEYFGTTKEEFYQFNRNAIQASFASEEEKANLLDVLAQKYNL
- a CDS encoding DNA polymerase III subunit alpha, producing MLAQLDTKTVYTFMDSMVTIEEYVKRAKSLSYQALGLMDKNSLYAAYSFMETCQKAGIQPIIGCELDWQLEGRERELTTQLIALTTKGYRNLLKISTAKMTGQDNFEAIRQYLVDIAIIIPYFSGIEELDIGLDYYVGVTRDTPVQDFHGPILPIHTVRFFEENQLESLQVLHAIRDNVPLNQVADLDKRQILLSADSLTSLFSSRFPQAVDNLRDLVAGISYQLDTDLKLPRFNRERPAVEELQEKAYQGLEEKGLTGAVYQERLERELSIIHEMGFDDYFLIVWDLLRFGRSQGYYMGMGRGSAVGSLVAYALNITGIDPVKHQLLFERFLNNERYSMPDIDIDIPDIHRPDFIRYVRDRYGSTHAAQIVTYSTFGAKQAIRDVFKRFGTPEYELTNITKKISFKDNLSSAYQRNAAFRQIINSKIEYQKAFAIAQQIEGQPRQTSIHAAGVVMSDEELTNTIPLKIGDDMLVTQYDAHAVEANGLLKMDFLGLRNLTFVQKMAEGVRERYQKEIDIAQIDLEDRKTLELFAAGKTKGIFQFEQPGAISLLQRVRPERFEDVVATTSLNRPGASDYSDNFVKRKHGQERIDLLDPSIAPILEGTYGIMLYQEQVMQIAQVYAGFTLGKADLLRRAMSKKNVQEMQAMENEFLAGARERGHEEGKAREIFTMMAKFAGYGFNRSHAYAYSALAFQMAYFKSHYPDVFFDVMLNHSSSAYIEDALQFDFKVAKLSINTVPYYDKFDKDQIFLGLKTLKGLPKDFALWILDQRPYKSVEDFVLKLPDNYKKKELLVPLIQIGLFDEFESNRKKILENLDNLFVFAEAFGTFFAEENYSWTEAEDFSEAEKFELEQGLLGVGISPHPLVNICRESKRALTDLTDLVATSRVTILVQIQSIRLIRTKKTGEQMAFLQVTDTKRKLDVTLFPESYRQFSQDLREGTIAYMTGRVQERDGQMQLVLEQLEPVSLEKFWILLENKEHDHAVARILEKYKGSTPVILHYQDSNQTIQAEHYKVMKTPQLEEELREFVMKTVFR